The Candidatus Binatia bacterium DNA window GCGGGTCACTACGTTCGGCAGCGGTTCGGGGATCTGGTGGAGGAACAACTCGTCGGCGGGGGTCAAACTGGGCATGGGTGTCTACCTCCGAACGCGGATGACGTTCGCCGGGTTGGGCTGCTCTTCAGGTGGCGCCTGGCTATAGTCGTCGAAGGCGCCGTCCCGCGCGGCGACGACGGCCGACACCCCCTGGCGCTCGGCCATCTCGATGAAGCGGTGGGCCTCCGGGGTGTTGCGCATGAGCCCGTCGAGGATCGGTCCGAGCGCCTGCGTGGAGGCCAGGCCCATGTTCTCGTACGCCTGGTTGACGATGAGCTTCATGCACGCCAGCTGCGAGGGCGGCACGGACGCCAGCTCGCGCGCCGTGCGCCGCACCTCGCTCTCGAGGCGCTCGAACGGCACGGCGGTGTTGATCAGCCCGATCTCCGCGGCCTCGACGCCGGAGAGGGGCTTGCCGGTCAGCGCGAACTGCTTGGCCCGCGTCAGCCCGAGCCGGTACAGCCACATGCCCGTCAAGTAGCAGCCCCACATCCGCGAGTAGGGGGTCCCAATGCGCGCGTCCTCGCTGGCAATCACCAGATCGGCGCACAGCGCCATGTCGCTCCCGCCCCCGACGCACCAGCCGTGGACCTGGGCGATGACCGGTTTGGGGGAACGCCACAGGCTCATGAACTTCGGCACCGGTGCCAGGCTGGGGGCGGTAGCCGCAACGAAGTCCTTGCCGGGGTCCCATTTGCCGTCGGTGGTCAGCCGCGCGTCC harbors:
- a CDS encoding crotonase/enoyl-CoA hydratase family protein, producing the protein MPTRKRTQRKARKSSRIAYETLLYDVDDAIATITLNRPDRLNTIVPPMPDEIEAAVHRAVADAEVKVIVLRGAGRAFCAGFDFAGGFHHWDARLTTDGKWDPGKDFVAATAPSLAPVPKFMSLWRSPKPVIAQVHGWCVGGGSDMALCADLVIASEDARIGTPYSRMWGCYLTGMWLYRLGLTRAKQFALTGKPLSGVEAAEIGLINTAVPFERLESEVRRTARELASVPPSQLACMKLIVNQAYENMGLASTQALGPILDGLMRNTPEAHRFIEMAERQGVSAVVAARDGAFDDYSQAPPEEQPNPANVIRVRR